CCACGCGGAAGATAATACAATTGCCCTGATCGGAAACCCCAATGTGGGAAAGAGTGTTGTCTTTGGTTTTTTGACGGGCCGCTATGCAACGGTCTCCAACTATCCAGGAACGACTGTTGAGATTACTCGGGGAGAAGCAAAGTGTCATGGAAAGCCGTTTTCCCTCATCGATACCCCCGGCATCAATTCGCTCGTCCCTTCCTCCGATGAAGAGGTGGTTACGAGGGACCTGGTCCTCAATAATCGTTTGAAAGGTGTCGTTCAGGTGGCGGATATGAAGAATCTCCACCGCGCCCTTCACCTCTCTCTCCAGCTGGTTGAGATGCAGATTCCGTTCCTCCTTGATCTCAATATGGAGGATGAGGCGTCCTCCCGCGGTATTGAAGTTGATGTGGCAGATCTTGAATCTCGTTTAGGAGTTCCCGTCATCAAGACGGTAGCGATTCAAAAAAAGGGGCTTGGTCTTCTCAAGGATAAAATAGATTCCCTCTGTTCTTCCCGATTCTGTTTTTCTTATCCTGAGAAGATTGAGGAGGCGATACGGAGTATCGAGCCGCTTCTCTTGGAGGGGGCTGTCTCCAGGCGGTTTCTGGCGGTCTCCCTCCTGTCGGGGGATGAGAGCCTCGAGCGGTCTCTTCAGGGATCGGTTTCGGAAGAAAGATTACGGTCGATTCGTCAGATCTGTCTTGAGACATCACGACATTACGCGCAACCCCTCTCCTATCTGATTGAGTCCAGAAGAATGCGGAGTGCCGCCGAATTGATGAATGCAGTCTTGAGGAAACAAGCAGGAGTAAAACGGGATGCGTTGGAGGCGTTGGGGAAGATTTCGATGCATCCCCTTTGGGGCTATCCGATTTTGGCGGGGGTGCTTTTTCTCCTTTACGAATTCGTTGGGAATCTCGGGGCGCAGATCGGGGTTGATTGGCTCGAAAATGGTATTTTCGGACAATACCTGAACCCTTGGGCGATCGATATTTTCTCGAGGCTTTTTTCGTTCCTGCCGATTCTCCGGGATCTCTTTGTTGGAGAGTACGGTTTAATCACAATGGGACTCACCTATGCGCTCGCAATTGTCTTTCCAATTGTGCTTACCTTTTTTCTCTTCTTCAGTGTTCTTGAGGATTCCGGCTATCTGCCGCGACTCGCGGTCCTGATGCACCGGCTCTTTCAAAAGATCGGTCTGAACGGCAAGGCGGTTGTGCCGATGGTCTTGGGTCTTGGGTGTGACACCATGGCGACCCTTTCTGTTCGCATTCTTGAGACAAAAAAAGAGAAAATCATTCTAACACTTCTACTCGCACTCGGCGTCCCTTGTTCCGCGCAACTGGGGATTATCCTCGGGATGCTCTCGGCACTTCCTCCTTGGGCTACGTTTGTCTGGCTCTTGCTCATTGCGGGGGTGATTCTCGGGGTTGGGGCATTAGCGGCACGACTCTTGCCGGGCGAGGCGGCAGGCTTCCTCATGGAAGTGCCTCCACTTCGAAGGCCGACGCTTGCCAATATCATCACAAAAACCCTGGCACGTCTTGAGTGGTACTTAAAAGAGGTGATTCCAATTTTTCTTGCCGGGACATTCTTTCTTTTTCTTCTTGATCAGCTCCAATGGCTTCCTAAAATAAGGAACTTCGGCAACCCGCTTGTGGTGGGGCTCTTGGGGCTTCCTTCGGAGGCAACCGAGGCGTTCTTGATCGGATTCTTAAGAAGGGATTACGGGGCGACCCGCTTTTTCGACCTTTTCCAAAAGGGAGGGATTGACGCAGTCCAGGCGATCGTTGCGCTTGTTGTGATGACCCTTTTTGTCCCCTGCCTCGCGAACTTTCTCATGATTGTGAAGGAGCGGGGAACGAAAGTAGCGCTCGGAATTGTGGCCTTTATCTATCCGTTCTCTTTCGCAATCGGCGCTGCCCTGAATGCCGTCTTGAGGAGACTGGTATGACACAATGTCCCCTTTGTCAGAAAAAATTTGACGAATCGACCTGCTGTATCGGATGTGGGCTCCGAAAAGGGTGTACGCTCATCCGGTGTCCCTCGTGTCAGTATGAGTTTGTAGAGAGGTCCGCGTTGGTCGATCTTTTTCAGAGGGTTGTTCGTGCCCTTCGGCGGTGGTATGGAGGAAAAGATGAAAAAACGGCTCCCTGAAATGGACGAGTTTTTGGAGCGTATCTGGACCCAGAGGGAAAGAGGCTCTTCCAAAAAAGAATCGGTTATTGCGGCGACCCCTGTTTCCCACGCGGAGCGCTGGTTATCGGCCCTGGAGAAGGAACGGTTGATTCATGTCGAGGGGGAACGTCTTGAACTGACTTCCGCCGGCGAACAGGAGGCGGAGAAGATTATTCGAAGGCATCGGTTGACGGAACGTCTCTTCTCGGACCTTTTTGAGACGTCGGAGGAGGTCTGGGAAAAGGATGCCTGTGAACTGGAACATGAATCGGTTCTGTCAGAAGAGGCGATCAGCGCAATTTGTGCCTTTCTGGGACATCCCCCCACCTGTCCGCATGGTCGTCCGATCCCGCGGGGGAGATGCTGTTCGGAGTCAGCTCAGGAACTGACTCCCTTTGTGGTGCCGCTCCATCAGGCGTCGAACAACGGATTTTATCGGGTTGTTTTCATAACCCCCAAGGGGCACGCGCCGCTCGATCGACTGGCCTCGCTCGGGCTCCTGCCGGGGCGGATCGTTCGGATTATTCAGAAAAAGCCGGTGGTGGTCGTCCGAGTAGATGAAACAGAAGTGGCATTGGACGACGAGATTGTTCGTAACATTTTCGTTCGCAAGGCCCTTTCATAGGTGTGTTGAAAAATGACTTTTGGGGACTGTTCAAAAATGCCCAGCTGCAAGGCACCCCGAGGAGCCGCGACGCAGGCGTACTTGAGGGTACGTCGAGGAGCCGGCGACGAGGAGAACGCAGCAGATGGCATTTTTCAACAGTCCCATAGAACCTGCGATATGGCGTGGGCGACTGTTCGGGGAAGACTCACCCCGCCCAGATAATTCCCAACCAATTTTAAGGATTGGAGTGTACGAAGTTCTTGAGAAATAGCCTCCAGGATCCGGTTGTGTCCAAGATTGTATTGGGGGATGGCTGCGGTATGTCGGCGTAGTTCCAGAAGATCGATCGTTTCATGGAGTGAGAGGACCGAAGAGGTCTCATCGAGGATCTTTTGAACAAGCCGGTCTCTCTCCTCCTCAACGATTTGTCGGTTTCTCGCCCCTCCGGCGTAGACGGTAACATAGTGATGCTGTTTATCGGTAAAAAGGGAAGGGAAGGAGCTGGAGTTCCAAAGAATGCCGAGGATCTGACGCTTTTCGGCGGTGGGGATCAGAAGCCCGAAGCCAGAGAGCCGGTTTTTCTCGTTTCGCCTGATCCGGAGGTGTGCGGTGACAAGCGGGGCATACTGGACCTGCCAGAGAAGATCGGCGAGAGAAGGGGTCTGGTTTTGAAATAATCGGGCAGCCTCATAGGCGGGGACGGCGAGATACAATTTTTCCGTTTCGTAAGTCGCCTTGTTCGTCAAGACCTGAAATCCCCGTGGCAGGCGAACAATTGATTGTACCGCCTCGTTTCGATGAAAATTCTCTTCCCCCATTTTTGAGGAGGCCTCCGCAAAAATGGAACCGAGCCCTCCTCGTATCTGATAGAGTGAGGAGGGAGGACCTCCTGTTTTTTTCTTACGGATGAGATGCCGGAGCAGAGAGCCGGATTTGATTTCAGCCTCCCTCATGGTGGGAAAGGCGGCGTCCAGTGAGAGCTGTGAGGAGTCTCCGGCAAAAATTCCGGAGACAAACGGATCGGCGAACGATTGGGCCGTCTCCCGCCCGAAGTGCCTTAAGAAAAAATCGAAGACCGATTCCTCCCCCTGTTGTCGGGGAGAGGCATAAAACAGCTCTCTCAAAAAACGAAACTTTCCGTTCCAGGAGAGGGCGTCGGTTGTGAACAATTCAAACGGATTCGAGGGGAGGCGGCTTATCTGACCTCGTTTGAGGATGAACCGTTGTTTGGCCTCCGGAGCGGGGGAGAGCAACGAATCCTTCATCCCGAGTGCTTCAATCATCTCCAGGATCATCGGAGGTTCTGCCAAGAAGGAGGAGGGTCCCATCTCAAGCAATCCTCCGGAGATTCGCTTTGTCTCCACCTTGCCGCCGAGTCGTGGTGAAGATTCAAGGAGGAGAAACTCCTCTTTCTTTTTCCAAAGGCAGAGGGCGACGGTCACTCCCGCGATACCGCCTCCCACGATCAAGGAACGGATTTTCATTGAAGTCCCCACTTTTTCACCCCTTGTCTCCTTCTGGTCTGATCAGGCTCATCTAGTCGACTGATCTCCATCATGTCGATTGTTCCTGAATACAACCAGAATGAATTTACCATGTATCCCATCCTGGAGCGGGAGGTGTTGGCCCCTTCTACCTATCTTTACATTCTTAAGGCAACGGATCTGTCTCGTGCCTGTCAGCCGGGTCAATTTGTGATTGTCCGTCTTCGAAAAGGGGGAGAGAGGATCCCCCTGACGATTGCCGATTTCGATCGTGAACGAGGCACGATTACGCTTGTTGTTAAAGTGATCGGAAAGACGACGGCCGAGATGGCGACTTTTGAGAGGGGAAGTTTTCTTCTGGATTGTGTGGGGCCGCTGGGACAACCGACCGAAGTTTTGCCGCTTAATCATGTCGTTCTTGTTGGTGGTGGGCTGGGGGTTGCCCCTCTCTTTCCGATTCTTCGCGGATTTCACGAGGCGGGTTCTTACCTCACGACAATCCTTGGCTTTCGATCCAAAAAGGATGCCTTTTGGGAGGGGAAATTTACCCGTTTCAGCGACCGACTTCTCCTCATGACAGAGGACGGTTCGTCCGGAGAGAAGGGAACGACGGTCGATGGGCTTCGTGACCTTGTTGACAAAAGTCCGATCGATCGGGTCATCACCATCGGTCCGCTGGCGATGATGCAGGCGATTGCCGAGGTGACGCGACCGTGGAAAATAACCACGATCGCCTCGATCAATCCGATCATGGTTGACGGGATCGGGATGTGTGGCTCCTGCCGCGTGAGAATGGGGGAACAGGTTCTCTTTGCCTGCGTCGACGGTCCCGACATGGATGCCCACCAGGTTGATTTTGAAGAGCTTAAGATCCGTCAATGCCGCTTTCAGGTTGAAGAGAGGGAGGCGTATCGGCGCTATCAGGAAGACTGCGGATTGCGCCAGAAAGGGATGTTGTCCTCATGACCGGGGTACCGAAAAAACTGAAACCTCAAAGAATTTTGATGAGGGAGATCTTCGCCTCCATCCGTTTAAAGAGTTTTGAGGAGGTGAATGAAGGGTACACCTTTGAGATGGCGCGTGAAGAGGCGACACGGTGTCTTTTCTGTAAAAAGCCGCTCTGTATCCAGGGCTGTCCCGTTGGCATCGATATTCCGGGGTTCATTCGAAAGATTGTTGAGAACGATCTTCCAGCCGCCCATTCGGTTCTTCGGGAATCGAATCCACTCCCGGCGGTCTGCGGTCGCGTTTGTCCCCAGGAGACGCAATGTGAGGCGAAGTGTGTGGTTGGCCGAAAGGGAGACCCTGTCGCCATCGGATGGCTTGAGCGCTTTGTCGGTGATTGGGGGATTGATAACCTTCACGAACATGAAAAAAAATTGTCTCGTCAGGAGAGCGGCAAGGTCGCCATTATTGGATCGGGCCCTGCCGGGCTTGCCTGCGCCCATGATCTTGCGCGTGCGGGTCTCTCGGTCACCATTTTTGAAGCATTGCACGAGGCGGGTGGCGTTCTTGCCTACGGGATCCCCGCTTTTCGTCTTCGGAGAAGAGTTGTTTACGAGGAGATCAGTGCCTTGCAGAGACTCGGTGTTCATTTTGAATTTAATGTCCTCATCGGTCGTCTGTTTACGATTGAACAGCTCCTGAAGGAGAAAGGATTTCAAGCGGTCTTTATCGGGACGGGGGCCGGTCTTCCCAAGTTTATGGGAATTCCGGGGGAGTATTTGTGCGGTGTGATGAGTGCCAACGAATTTTTGACACGGGCCAACCTGATGCATGGCACCGATCATCGTGATACGCCTGTCGGCATGGGGAAAACGGTTGCGGTGATCGGTGCGGGGAATACGGCCCTCGATTCAGCGCGGATTGCGCTGCGCCTTGGGGCCTCCCGCGTCCAGATTGTCTATCGGCGGACGGAAAAAGAGTCGCCGGCTCGGATCGAAGAGTTGCGGCATGCGAAAGAGGAGGGGATCGATTTTCAATGGTTGACCAATCCGGTAGCGCTTGTGGGGGATGCGGTGGGACGTTTGACCGGAATGAAATGTGTCCGGATGGAGCTCGGAGCGCCGGATGAAAGTGGCCGTCGGGCACCCAGACCGGTTCCTGGTTCTGAATTTTTGATCGATCTTGATACGGTCATCTATGCCCTGGGGACCGTTGCCAATCCGATCATCGGCCGGACGACTTTAGGACTGAAGACCAATCGATGGGGATATATCGAGATTGATCCGGAAACTGCGATGACCTCGCTCCCCGGTGTCTTTGCGGGGGGAGATATTGTGACAGGAGCCGCGACCGTTATCCTGGCGCTTGGAGCCGGCCGGCGTGCCGCCCGTGGAATTTTGAGCTACATTGAGAAATTAAAAACATCTGTCTTGCCAGGGAGAGAGGAGGGGGATCGTTATGCCATCTCAGTGTCCTAAATGCCATGAAGTGCTGGACGAGGATTATGTCTGTTGTGCTGGTGTTGAGTTCCAGTGGCGATGCAAAGACTGTTGTAAACGGAGTCGGGGATTTGCCATCCCGTTTGGCCAGTGTGAGTTGTGCGGAGGGAGTCTTGAAAAAATCTGTGAGGAATCTCCCTCCGATGCAAGAATCGCTATTCTGCAGGAGGCGTTTCAGATTGAGGTGGGCAGCAGTCTCTTTTATCAGCGTCTTGCCGAGGCGGTTGATGATCCGGAATCGGCCGACTTCTTTGAGGAGATGGCCGAGATGGAGAGGGAACATGCGTCAGAACTTAGCAAAAAATACCATCTTCACCTGGGAGACAGGGTCTTTCAGGACACCGGTCGACCGCTCCCCTATCCGTTTTTTGAGGACCTTTGTTTCTTTAACGAATCGGGGGAGATCCGTCGTCTCTTTGATTGCGCGATTCGACTCGAGAAAAAGACCCTGACATTTTTTGAGAACAAGGTGCCATTGATCCCGGAGGGGCGTGAGAGAGAACTCTATCAAGAACTTGCGGCCGAAGAGAGGGAACATATTGTACTCCTGGAATCGAGGAGGGACCGAACAGGAGGGGTTCTATGACGAAACTTTTGATCACCGATGAGCGAACGGGGCGGAAGTACGAGGTGCCAGTCCATGACGGGACGGTCGACGGGAAGGTCTTCCACAGTATTCGTACGAACGGGTCAGACCCGGGGCTCCTCGTCTACGACCCCGCCTATTTTAATACGGCTGCCTGCCGGAGTTCCGTGACCTATATTGACGGGGATCGCGGGATTCTCCTCTATCGCGGCTACCCGATTGAACAGCTCGCAGAGAAGAGCCACTACCTGGAGGTTGCCTGCCTGCTCATTCATGGTGAGTTGCCGACACAAAACGCCCTTGCCCGATGGACGGAACAGGTAACGGTCCACACGATGCTCCACGAGAACTTGAAGAAATTTATGGATGGTTTTCTCTACGATGCCCACCCGATGGGTATTTTGGTCAGCACGCTGGCGGCCCTCTCCACCTTTTATAAGGATGCCAAGCAGGTGGAGGATCCCGAAGTAAGGCGTCTTCAGATGATCCGGTTGATTGGCAAGATGATCACGCTGGCGGCCTACAGTTATCGGCACAGCATGGGGCTTCCTTATGTGATGCCAGATAATGATCTCTCTTATGCGGGGAATTTTCTCAGCATGATGTTCAAGATGGCGGAACCTAAATACAAGCCGCACCCCGTACTCGAGAGGGCACTCGACATGCTGTTTGT
This portion of the Deltaproteobacteria bacterium genome encodes:
- the feoB gene encoding ferrous iron transport protein B — translated: MTHAEDNTIALIGNPNVGKSVVFGFLTGRYATVSNYPGTTVEITRGEAKCHGKPFSLIDTPGINSLVPSSDEEVVTRDLVLNNRLKGVVQVADMKNLHRALHLSLQLVEMQIPFLLDLNMEDEASSRGIEVDVADLESRLGVPVIKTVAIQKKGLGLLKDKIDSLCSSRFCFSYPEKIEEAIRSIEPLLLEGAVSRRFLAVSLLSGDESLERSLQGSVSEERLRSIRQICLETSRHYAQPLSYLIESRRMRSAAELMNAVLRKQAGVKRDALEALGKISMHPLWGYPILAGVLFLLYEFVGNLGAQIGVDWLENGIFGQYLNPWAIDIFSRLFSFLPILRDLFVGEYGLITMGLTYALAIVFPIVLTFFLFFSVLEDSGYLPRLAVLMHRLFQKIGLNGKAVVPMVLGLGCDTMATLSVRILETKKEKIILTLLLALGVPCSAQLGIILGMLSALPPWATFVWLLLIAGVILGVGALAARLLPGEAAGFLMEVPPLRRPTLANIITKTLARLEWYLKEVIPIFLAGTFFLFLLDQLQWLPKIRNFGNPLVVGLLGLPSEATEAFLIGFLRRDYGATRFFDLFQKGGIDAVQAIVALVVMTLFVPCLANFLMIVKERGTKVALGIVAFIYPFSFAIGAALNAVLRRLV
- a CDS encoding FeoA domain-containing protein, encoding MKKRLPEMDEFLERIWTQRERGSSKKESVIAATPVSHAERWLSALEKERLIHVEGERLELTSAGEQEAEKIIRRHRLTERLFSDLFETSEEVWEKDACELEHESVLSEEAISAICAFLGHPPTCPHGRPIPRGRCCSESAQELTPFVVPLHQASNNGFYRVVFITPKGHAPLDRLASLGLLPGRIVRIIQKKPVVVVRVDETEVALDDEIVRNIFVRKALS
- the hemG gene encoding protoporphyrinogen oxidase; this encodes MKIRSLIVGGGIAGVTVALCLWKKKEEFLLLESSPRLGGKVETKRISGGLLEMGPSSFLAEPPMILEMIEALGMKDSLLSPAPEAKQRFILKRGQISRLPSNPFELFTTDALSWNGKFRFLRELFYASPRQQGEESVFDFFLRHFGRETAQSFADPFVSGIFAGDSSQLSLDAAFPTMREAEIKSGSLLRHLIRKKKTGGPPSSLYQIRGGLGSIFAEASSKMGEENFHRNEAVQSIVRLPRGFQVLTNKATYETEKLYLAVPAYEAARLFQNQTPSLADLLWQVQYAPLVTAHLRIRRNEKNRLSGFGLLIPTAEKRQILGILWNSSSFPSLFTDKQHHYVTVYAGGARNRQIVEEERDRLVQKILDETSSVLSLHETIDLLELRRHTAAIPQYNLGHNRILEAISQELRTLQSLKLVGNYLGGVSLPRTVAHAISQVLWDC
- a CDS encoding citrate synthase, producing the protein MTKLLITDERTGRKYEVPVHDGTVDGKVFHSIRTNGSDPGLLVYDPAYFNTAACRSSVTYIDGDRGILLYRGYPIEQLAEKSHYLEVACLLIHGELPTQNALARWTEQVTVHTMLHENLKKFMDGFLYDAHPMGILVSTLAALSTFYKDAKQVEDPEVRRLQMIRLIGKMITLAAYSYRHSMGLPYVMPDNDLSYAGNFLSMMFKMAEPKYKPHPVLERALDMLFVLHADHEQNASTSVMRSAGSTRGDPFTTTAAAAATLYGPLHGGANEAVLKMLREIDSVKNVPEFLKKVVSGERRLSGFGHRVYKNYDPRGRIIKRMAYEVFEVTGKNPLLDIALELERIALQDDYFVSRKLYPNVDFYSGLIYQSMKFPVEMFPVLFAIGRTAGWLAQWEEMIQDSEQKIARPRQIYTGAPLREYQLIGKRG